The following coding sequences lie in one Vibrio sp. BS-M-Sm-2 genomic window:
- a CDS encoding glycosyltransferase family 4 protein, producing MHCNFLSSVTNIQDTHIFDIYKISQHKAHTIFFQNEDDRALFAKHKLAPLEITDRVPGSGADLSRFAVSPSNDDGTVRFLLIARMLYDKGIGHYVEAARELKAKYGVAVEFRLLGFLDVNNPSAVSKQDMQSWVDEGIVNYLGTSDSVEKEIEQVDCMVLPSFYREGVPKSLLEACAMGKPIVTTDNVGCRETVDDGINGYLCEPRSTASLVEKLELMIRQSHEQRLQMGLESRTKVEKEFDEKIVINKYLEAVKSALN from the coding sequence GTGCATTGTAATTTCTTAAGCTCAGTTACAAATATACAGGACACCCATATATTTGACATTTATAAAATTAGCCAACACAAAGCGCACACTATCTTTTTCCAAAACGAAGATGACCGAGCTCTGTTCGCAAAACATAAACTGGCACCTCTAGAGATTACCGATCGTGTACCAGGCTCCGGTGCTGATTTATCCCGTTTTGCTGTTTCACCAAGTAATGACGATGGCACTGTGCGCTTTTTACTCATAGCACGAATGCTTTACGATAAAGGTATCGGTCATTATGTCGAAGCGGCTCGTGAACTAAAAGCAAAGTACGGTGTTGCTGTTGAGTTTCGACTCTTGGGATTTCTTGATGTGAACAATCCATCTGCGGTCTCTAAGCAAGATATGCAATCTTGGGTAGATGAAGGGATAGTCAACTATTTAGGGACATCCGATTCGGTAGAGAAAGAAATTGAGCAAGTCGATTGTATGGTGTTGCCTTCGTTTTATCGAGAGGGGGTGCCTAAATCTCTGCTAGAAGCATGCGCGATGGGCAAGCCTATTGTGACTACCGATAACGTAGGTTGCAGAGAGACGGTCGATGATGGCATCAATGGTTACTTGTGTGAACCTCGCAGCACTGCAAGCTTAGTTGAAAAACTTGAATTGATGATTCGCCAATCTCACGAGCAACGTCTACAAATGGGCTTAGAGAGTCGAACTAAAGTCGAGAAGGAATTTGATGAAAAAATTGTCATCAATAAATATCTAGAAGCAGTTAAGTCTGCACTGAATTAA
- a CDS encoding acyltransferase family protein: MIILSVYLTVNNINWSHAHLIPEDYGNVIYLIGYLITTGGAMLSPWWFVPMIMCLFITSPFVIKIMNSKWFTIILLLSLTFTFTTFRPDQISPLDNFYHWFGVFLLGGYICKYYKFLEGNKYVVFFTSVVFSFVSLYYENDLKEMAINGSHVVRFCMSFMSFMFLSSLLILEKNNFKFQLLNTLAKYSFGMFFLHAYFINISRLFVVKFGSGVSIYIITVVASIFGTILVVKLVDFIIEKYVSQYLSIDSRTLVGC; this comes from the coding sequence ATGATTATATTGTCGGTTTATCTAACAGTAAACAATATTAATTGGTCGCACGCACACCTCATACCTGAAGATTATGGGAACGTTATTTATCTTATTGGGTATTTAATTACAACTGGTGGAGCAATGTTGAGCCCTTGGTGGTTTGTACCCATGATTATGTGTTTATTTATAACTTCTCCCTTTGTTATTAAAATAATGAACTCCAAATGGTTTACCATCATTTTGCTTCTATCTTTAACGTTTACATTTACCACATTTAGACCAGATCAAATTTCCCCTTTAGATAATTTCTATCATTGGTTTGGCGTTTTTTTACTGGGTGGATATATTTGTAAATATTATAAGTTTCTAGAAGGTAATAAGTATGTTGTGTTTTTCACTTCAGTAGTATTCAGTTTTGTTTCCTTATATTATGAGAATGATCTGAAAGAAATGGCAATAAATGGTTCTCATGTCGTGAGATTCTGCATGTCTTTCATGTCTTTCATGTTTTTGTCTTCTTTGCTTATTCTTGAAAAAAATAATTTTAAATTTCAACTTTTAAACACTTTAGCAAAATATAGTTTTGGTATGTTTTTTCTTCATGCTTATTTCATTAATATCTCACGTCTGTTTGTCGTAAAGTTTGGTAGCGGTGTTTCAATTTACATAATTACGGTAGTAGCTAGTATCTTTGGAACAATATTAGTGGTTAAGTTGGTTGATTTTATAATTGAAAAGTATGTTTCACAATACTTGTCTATAGACAGTCGAACGTTGGTGGGATGTTGA
- a CDS encoding DapH/DapD/GlmU-related protein has product MFNVRGYDLLGIFNLSLSIIITKVFYPKARLIRLPVSVRGKNNIDFGLSLTTGRYCRLDTFSTTNSRESVLVFGENCQINDSVHIAGAKSITLGNNVLIASRVFITDHQHGSYSNQEQSSAFELALERRLHSKPVIIEDNVWIGEGAVILPGVKIGRNSVIGANSVVTKSVNENTIVAGNPARPIKYFDIDSEQWLAISNDR; this is encoded by the coding sequence ATGTTTAATGTTAGAGGTTATGATCTTCTAGGGATATTTAATTTATCATTGTCAATTATTATTACAAAAGTCTTTTATCCAAAAGCCCGACTTATTCGCCTACCTGTCTCGGTTAGAGGTAAAAATAATATAGACTTTGGTTTGAGTTTGACAACTGGAAGATATTGTAGACTCGACACGTTTTCCACTACAAACTCGAGAGAATCTGTTCTTGTATTTGGTGAAAACTGTCAGATTAATGATTCAGTACATATAGCAGGTGCTAAAAGTATAACGCTAGGGAACAATGTTTTAATTGCAAGTCGTGTGTTCATTACAGATCACCAGCATGGAAGTTATAGCAACCAAGAGCAGTCTAGTGCATTCGAACTTGCTTTAGAGAGACGTTTACATTCAAAACCAGTTATCATTGAGGATAATGTATGGATTGGTGAAGGTGCGGTTATTTTACCCGGAGTTAAGATTGGTCGAAATTCAGTTATTGGAGCTAATAGTGTAGTTACAAAAAGTGTTAATGAAAATACAATAGTTGCTGGAAATCCTGCTCGACCGATTAAATACTTTGATATTGATAGTGAACAGTGGTTAGCGATTAGTAATGATAGGTAA
- a CDS encoding glycosyltransferase has translation MRVLHVVGGLDFGGIEKWLANIFHNSNDIFDNFVVSMNPHKRSIVPYLNISEENIEFTKRDNPLSRIITLWKSIRRYKPDVVHCHAGYSSGLYALIARILRVKKVVVHSHSDRRVIDRNTSLIKKLYILIMKLLISNLKLERISVSKGSGESLYFGDFRVIYCGVSVSRKDCKISSLEKIKSDGKSVVFHIGRYTEAKNFDFILQLLIEMKSLDKFHFVFISGELDDFKRLCEENNIENVTFLGQVEDPTYIMHKYGNVFILPSKWEGLPLSAVEAQMSGLPCILSSNITDEVNLGLSVYKDLNISDWMTEITDTSYVDRRKIEIDDKFSINHNVRHLNDIYKNRS, from the coding sequence ATGAGAGTATTACATGTTGTTGGTGGATTAGATTTTGGCGGGATTGAGAAATGGCTAGCGAATATTTTTCATAATAGTAATGATATATTTGATAATTTTGTTGTTTCGATGAATCCTCACAAGCGTTCTATTGTACCTTATTTAAATATTTCTGAAGAAAATATAGAGTTTACTAAAAGAGATAATCCATTATCTAGAATTATAACACTATGGAAATCTATAAGGCGATATAAGCCAGATGTAGTACATTGTCATGCAGGTTATTCTTCAGGATTATATGCCTTAATAGCTAGAATTTTAAGAGTGAAAAAAGTAGTTGTCCACTCCCATTCTGATCGACGTGTTATAGATAGAAATACATCATTGATTAAAAAGTTGTACATTTTAATAATGAAATTACTTATTTCAAACTTAAAATTAGAACGGATATCTGTATCAAAAGGAAGTGGTGAAAGCTTATATTTTGGTGATTTTCGAGTAATTTACTGCGGAGTAAGTGTCAGTAGAAAGGATTGTAAAATATCATCACTTGAAAAAATAAAATCTGATGGGAAATCTGTAGTTTTTCATATTGGTCGATACACTGAAGCAAAGAATTTCGACTTTATCCTTCAACTTTTGATCGAAATGAAAAGTCTTGATAAGTTTCATTTTGTATTTATTAGTGGTGAACTTGATGATTTCAAACGATTGTGTGAAGAAAATAATATTGAAAATGTAACATTTTTGGGTCAAGTCGAAGATCCTACCTACATAATGCACAAGTATGGAAACGTTTTTATTTTACCTTCTAAGTGGGAAGGTTTGCCTTTAAGTGCTGTCGAAGCACAGATGTCTGGCCTACCTTGTATTCTTTCTAGCAATATTACAGATGAAGTAAACTTAGGTCTTTCAGTATATAAAGACCTCAATATCAGTGATTGGATGACTGAAATTACTGATACGAGTTATGTAGATAGACGAAAAATTGAAATTGACGATAAGTTTTCGATTAACCATAACGTGCGACATTTGAATGACATCTATAAAAATAGGAGTTAG
- a CDS encoding polysaccharide pyruvyl transferase family protein — MFNSISLYDPSISTKNVGDEIISESVQRELRDIFPLAQVLKFSSHSTRSIEMLKRANNNDISIIGGSNLLSPRMLRYRQFKVNILDLIYTKDLVLMGTGWQYYQNNIDILARFFYKNNFSSKYIHSVRDDYTVERLKSIGFDNVINTGCPTMWRLDESHCKQIPTTKSDNVIFTLTDYSKDLIQDRKLIESLKLNYNNIFYWPQGLKDLDYIKELGMYDDVKVIPPRLPDYNDFLDFNDCDYIGTRLHGGIKALQKKKRTIIIGIDNRALEKQKDFNIKVLARDAIQELDEMINSDFKTNISLNQDNILKFKEQFVS, encoded by the coding sequence ATGTTTAATTCAATTTCTTTATACGATCCTTCCATTTCAACTAAGAACGTAGGCGATGAAATCATATCAGAATCAGTTCAAAGAGAATTGCGTGATATATTCCCGTTGGCACAGGTGTTAAAGTTCTCATCACATTCAACTAGAAGCATTGAAATGTTAAAGAGAGCAAACAATAATGACATAAGCATTATTGGTGGTTCTAATTTATTGTCACCTAGAATGTTAAGATATAGACAGTTCAAAGTTAATATATTAGATCTTATTTACACTAAGGATTTAGTTTTAATGGGTACTGGCTGGCAATATTATCAAAATAACATCGACATACTGGCTCGTTTTTTCTACAAAAATAATTTTAGTAGCAAATATATCCACTCTGTGAGAGATGATTACACTGTAGAAAGACTAAAATCTATTGGATTTGACAATGTGATTAATACAGGTTGCCCAACTATGTGGCGTCTTGATGAAAGTCATTGTAAACAAATACCAACAACAAAGTCAGACAATGTAATATTCACATTAACTGATTACTCCAAAGACCTTATTCAAGACCGAAAGTTAATAGAGAGCTTAAAATTAAACTACAATAATATATTTTATTGGCCACAAGGACTGAAAGATCTCGATTACATTAAGGAACTAGGAATGTATGACGATGTTAAAGTAATACCACCTAGACTACCTGATTATAATGATTTCTTAGATTTTAATGATTGTGATTATATTGGTACTCGCCTTCATGGAGGGATTAAAGCTCTGCAAAAGAAAAAGAGAACAATTATAATTGGAATTGATAATAGAGCTTTAGAAAAACAAAAAGACTTTAATATCAAAGTATTGGCTAGGGATGCAATTCAAGAACTAGACGAGATGATTAATAGTGATTTTAAAACCAATATATCGCTCAATCAAGATAATATTCTGAAATTTAAAGAGCAATTTGTAAGCTAG
- a CDS encoding oligosaccharide flippase family protein, with translation MNNKLKNIIWYSGEKYVTVLMSFITTVILARVLEPSILGDIVLLQSFVILFNIVTLLAMDSIFIKRMTDDDNYIEAVYFLKIISSILASLLYFTYVSIDESSVEFSARLVLGLPLLLSFTTFVDVILMKDKLIYKLSTRTILLYIIIGFIKCLLILNTSDIFLICLLLIVDQVAVRVFTFCYGIINKLTPNKLLFNKNTFSYCLLLLNEGKFLVLSSFFLVGFVRTNQLLVSYFLGSESLAYFSMPIKIVDGLTILISTYTASVYPYLLSSIKSHGSKNTALRYFSGVTKIGVLIATIVIFLSEDIILFIFGAQYVNSIPILKIYAFGIIFNYIFVASGRWFVAVSETNFVATRNIMAFSLNLILSFTLVPHYGINGAAWSAMISWCLAGYVSCIFSKNNRWLLILIPRSLFKFVRPL, from the coding sequence ATGAATAATAAATTAAAAAATATTATTTGGTATTCAGGCGAAAAATATGTAACTGTTTTAATGTCATTTATTACAACTGTGATCCTAGCAAGAGTCCTAGAGCCTTCAATTCTTGGAGATATTGTACTTTTGCAAAGCTTTGTAATATTGTTTAATATTGTTACTCTTTTAGCTATGGATAGTATTTTTATAAAAAGAATGACTGATGACGATAATTATATTGAAGCAGTTTATTTTTTAAAAATAATATCATCAATACTTGCTAGTTTGCTGTATTTTACGTATGTATCTATTGATGAAAGTTCAGTGGAATTTAGTGCTAGACTAGTTTTGGGGTTACCGCTATTACTATCATTCACAACATTCGTTGATGTTATTTTAATGAAAGATAAGTTGATATACAAGTTATCAACTAGAACTATATTGTTATATATAATAATAGGTTTTATAAAGTGTTTATTGATTCTAAATACAAGTGATATCTTTCTAATTTGTTTGCTATTGATTGTTGATCAAGTTGCAGTAAGAGTTTTTACTTTCTGTTATGGGATAATTAATAAGTTAACTCCAAATAAATTATTATTTAATAAAAATACTTTTAGTTATTGCTTGTTATTACTAAATGAAGGTAAATTTCTAGTATTATCATCATTCTTTCTAGTTGGTTTTGTTAGGACTAATCAATTATTAGTTAGTTATTTTTTAGGTAGTGAATCTCTTGCATACTTTTCGATGCCAATAAAAATAGTAGATGGGTTGACCATATTAATAAGCACGTACACAGCTTCTGTATACCCTTATTTATTATCAAGTATAAAATCTCATGGCAGTAAAAACACAGCATTAAGGTATTTTAGTGGAGTGACCAAAATTGGTGTTTTGATTGCGACTATAGTAATTTTTCTTTCGGAAGATATAATATTGTTTATCTTTGGAGCTCAATATGTCAATAGCATACCAATATTAAAGATATACGCTTTTGGTATTATCTTTAACTATATATTTGTAGCTTCGGGGCGTTGGTTTGTTGCTGTATCTGAAACGAATTTTGTGGCGACTAGAAATATTATGGCTTTTTCATTAAATTTAATATTATCTTTCACCCTTGTCCCTCATTATGGTATAAATGGAGCTGCTTGGTCGGCTATGATATCATGGTGTTTAGCTGGATACGTTAGTTGTATATTTTCTAAAAATAACCGTTGGCTATTGATCTTAATCCCAAGATCATTATTTAAGTTTGTAAGACCGTTATAA
- a CDS encoding glycosyltransferase family 2 protein, whose translation MKIFVSVISHGHAKLIDSLGCLKKINESTNIVVVVKNNCKDQELIDYCIKNSIDYIDNEYGKGFGENNNIVYKYCVEKYKTRDCDLFLVLNPDVLIETEVLLSMLSGMKENSINFATLNLFKNLDKTIFDPSIRRFPKFLDFTSSFIGLGNKTIINKENIESISCIDWSAGSCLFFTFKHYCDLRGFDQNYFMYCEDIDICFRSKAMEEELWYFPNLHAIHLAKHANRNVFSKHFIWHINSVIKYLYYSSVSDSKRNARIISCI comes from the coding sequence ATGAAAATATTTGTATCTGTGATATCACATGGTCACGCAAAATTAATAGATAGCCTAGGATGTTTAAAGAAAATAAATGAGTCGACTAACATCGTAGTTGTTGTGAAAAATAACTGCAAAGACCAAGAATTAATAGATTATTGCATAAAAAATTCAATTGATTATATCGATAATGAGTATGGTAAAGGTTTTGGAGAAAACAACAATATAGTATATAAATACTGCGTTGAGAAATATAAAACTAGAGATTGTGATTTATTTTTAGTTTTGAATCCAGACGTGTTGATTGAGACTGAAGTTTTATTATCGATGCTATCGGGAATGAAAGAAAATAGTATAAATTTTGCTACATTAAATCTATTTAAAAATCTAGATAAAACCATATTCGATCCATCAATAAGGAGGTTTCCTAAATTTCTAGACTTTACGTCATCTTTTATTGGTTTAGGTAATAAGACAATAATTAATAAAGAAAATATTGAATCTATAAGTTGTATAGATTGGTCTGCTGGTTCTTGCTTATTCTTCACCTTTAAGCATTATTGTGATTTAAGAGGGTTTGATCAAAATTATTTTATGTATTGTGAAGATATAGATATTTGTTTTCGTAGTAAAGCTATGGAAGAGGAATTATGGTATTTTCCTAATTTACATGCAATACACTTAGCAAAACATGCAAATAGGAATGTTTTTTCAAAACATTTCATTTGGCATATAAATAGTGTAATAAAATATCTATATTATTCAAGCGTTAGTGATTCTAAAAGAAATGCAAGAATAATAAGCTGTATTTGA
- the rfbC gene encoding dTDP-4-dehydrorhamnose 3,5-epimerase yields MKVIDTRIPDVKIIEPSVFGDERGFFMETWNQKQFEELVTGKPTRFVQDNHSKSKKGILRGLHYQTENTQGKLVRVVSGEVFDVAVDIRKGSPTFGQWVGEYLSAENKRQLWVPEGFAHGFYVTSEEAEFVYKCTDYYNPEHEKSILWCDSTLNIEWPDMLTPLLSEKDRLAMKFSEKEFL; encoded by the coding sequence ATGAAAGTAATCGATACTCGTATTCCAGATGTAAAAATCATAGAGCCAAGTGTCTTTGGTGATGAGCGTGGTTTCTTTATGGAAACCTGGAATCAAAAGCAATTTGAAGAACTAGTAACAGGCAAGCCAACCCGCTTTGTACAAGATAATCACTCTAAATCAAAGAAAGGTATTTTGAGAGGCCTTCATTATCAAACTGAAAACACGCAAGGAAAGTTAGTGCGTGTTGTTTCTGGTGAAGTGTTTGATGTGGCTGTTGATATCCGAAAAGGCTCACCGACGTTTGGCCAATGGGTTGGGGAATACTTGTCGGCAGAGAACAAACGTCAATTGTGGGTACCAGAAGGGTTCGCTCATGGATTTTATGTAACGAGTGAAGAAGCAGAGTTTGTTTACAAGTGCACTGACTACTATAACCCGGAACATGAAAAATCAATATTATGGTGCGATAGTACATTGAATATTGAGTGGCCGGATATGCTAACTCCTTTGCTGTCAGAAAAAGATAGGCTTGCCATGAAGTTTAGTGAAAAGGAGTTTTTATGA
- the rfbD gene encoding dTDP-4-dehydrorhamnose reductase: MRILITGCHGQVGASLTEQLASHDNTEVLALDREHLDITNQGAVNTAVAEFKPSIIINAAAHTAVDKAEEEIDLSYAINRDGPKYLAEAAQSVGAAILHISTDYVFEGNKAGEYVETDITNPQGVYGKSKLAGEIAVAEACDKHITLRTAWVFGESGNNFVKTMLRLGENRDVFSIVGDQFGGPTYAGDIASTLIEIAKRITQGNKVEYGVYHYSGLPHVSWFDFADAIFDVAVEQGVLANKPSLTSITTDQYPTPAKRPSNSRLSTEKITLGFSVKASDWKAALNNIQAYTE; the protein is encoded by the coding sequence ATGCGTATCTTAATTACGGGTTGTCATGGTCAGGTTGGCGCTAGTTTAACAGAGCAGTTAGCTAGCCATGATAATACTGAAGTGTTAGCGCTTGATAGAGAGCATCTTGATATTACCAATCAAGGTGCCGTCAATACAGCGGTTGCTGAGTTTAAGCCGAGCATTATTATTAACGCGGCGGCACATACTGCAGTAGATAAAGCAGAAGAGGAAATCGACCTTTCTTACGCGATAAACCGTGATGGTCCTAAATACCTAGCCGAAGCCGCACAAAGTGTTGGTGCGGCGATTTTACATATATCAACAGATTATGTATTTGAAGGCAACAAAGCAGGTGAGTATGTAGAAACAGATATCACCAACCCGCAAGGGGTTTACGGTAAAAGTAAGCTCGCCGGTGAAATCGCCGTTGCCGAGGCGTGTGATAAACATATTACCCTTCGTACAGCATGGGTATTCGGTGAGAGCGGCAATAATTTCGTGAAAACCATGCTGCGTTTAGGTGAGAACAGAGACGTATTTAGTATTGTCGGAGACCAGTTTGGCGGGCCGACTTATGCGGGTGACATTGCCAGTACATTGATCGAAATCGCGAAGCGTATTACTCAAGGTAATAAGGTTGAGTACGGTGTTTACCACTACTCGGGTTTGCCACATGTGAGTTGGTTTGACTTTGCTGATGCCATTTTTGATGTTGCTGTTGAGCAAGGAGTTCTTGCAAATAAGCCAAGCTTAACGAGTATCACCACTGACCAATACCCAACACCAGCTAAGCGGCCAAGCAATTCTCGATTAAGTACTGAAAAAATCACGCTAGGTTTCTCGGTTAAAGCGAGCGATTGGAAGGCCGCGTTAAACAATATTCAAGCGTATACGGAATAA
- the rfbA gene encoding glucose-1-phosphate thymidylyltransferase RfbA encodes MKGIVLAGGSGTRLYPLTRGVSKQLLPIYDKPMVFYPISTLMLAGIKDILIITTPEDNAGFQRLLGDGSDFGINLEYAIQPSPDGLAQAFIIGEEFIGEDDVCLVLGDNIFYGQSFSRQLTRARELTSKGLSTVFGYQVKDPDRFGVVEFDEEMKAVSIEEKPQAPKSNYAVTGLYFYDNRVVEMAKQVKPSHRGELEITTLNEMYLNDGSLNVELLGRGFAWLDTGTHESLHEASSFVQTIENVQGLKVACLEEIAWRNGWLSDEQVLTLAKPMMKNEYGQYLTHLVAESQKKAVS; translated from the coding sequence ATGAAAGGGATAGTTCTTGCTGGTGGCTCTGGCACTCGCCTATACCCATTGACACGCGGTGTATCCAAGCAGCTATTGCCTATCTACGATAAACCAATGGTGTTTTACCCAATCTCAACATTAATGCTGGCTGGCATTAAAGATATACTAATTATCACCACACCAGAAGATAATGCAGGATTCCAACGCCTACTGGGTGATGGCTCTGATTTCGGTATTAACCTTGAGTATGCTATTCAGCCAAGCCCTGATGGCCTAGCGCAAGCGTTTATTATCGGTGAAGAATTCATTGGTGAAGACGATGTCTGTTTAGTGCTGGGAGATAACATCTTCTACGGCCAGTCCTTTAGCCGCCAGTTAACAAGAGCTCGAGAGTTAACATCAAAAGGTTTATCTACAGTATTTGGTTATCAAGTGAAAGACCCAGACCGTTTTGGTGTGGTTGAATTTGATGAAGAGATGAAAGCTGTCTCTATTGAAGAGAAGCCTCAAGCACCAAAGTCTAACTATGCAGTCACAGGTTTGTATTTCTACGATAACCGCGTGGTAGAAATGGCCAAGCAAGTGAAACCATCCCATCGTGGTGAGCTAGAAATTACCACCCTTAATGAAATGTACTTAAATGACGGTTCGCTAAACGTAGAGTTACTCGGTCGTGGTTTTGCGTGGCTAGATACTGGAACTCACGAAAGCCTTCATGAAGCCTCTTCGTTTGTACAAACGATTGAAAATGTTCAAGGCTTGAAAGTCGCTTGTTTAGAAGAAATCGCGTGGCGTAACGGTTGGCTGAGTGATGAGCAAGTATTGACGCTCGCTAAGCCGATGATGAAAAACGAATACGGTCAGTATTTGACACACCTAGTGGCTGAATCTCAGAAAAAGGCAGTAAGCTAA
- the rfbB gene encoding dTDP-glucose 4,6-dehydratase, which yields MKILVTGGAGFIGSAVIRHIIKNTSDSVVNVDKLTYAGNLESLIEVDSNERYAFEQVDICNRTELDRVFKAHQPDAVMHLAAESHVDRSITGPAAFIETNIVGTYTLLEATREYWNTLEEREKTEFRFHHISTDEVYGDLPHPDEVPEGTALPMFLETTSYEPSSPYSASKASSDHLVRAWLRTYGLPTIVTNCSNNYGPYHFPEKLIPLVILNALEGKELPIYGKGDQIRDWLFVEDHARALYKVVTEGKVGETYNIGGHNEKKNLEVVNTICEILDTLVPKESAYAEQITYVQDRPGHDRRYAIDSSKMQRELNWTPEETFETGLRKTVQWYLDNSIWCQNVQDGSYQRERLGVETTETKESK from the coding sequence ATGAAGATCCTCGTCACTGGTGGTGCTGGCTTTATCGGCTCTGCAGTCATTCGTCATATCATCAAGAACACATCTGACAGCGTAGTCAACGTTGATAAACTCACTTATGCAGGGAACTTAGAATCTCTTATCGAAGTGGATTCAAATGAACGCTATGCTTTTGAACAAGTGGATATCTGTAACCGTACAGAATTAGATAGAGTGTTTAAAGCTCACCAACCTGACGCAGTGATGCACCTAGCGGCTGAATCACACGTTGATCGCTCTATCACTGGCCCTGCTGCGTTTATCGAAACCAATATCGTAGGGACATATACGCTACTGGAAGCAACTCGCGAATACTGGAACACGCTTGAAGAACGAGAGAAAACAGAGTTCCGTTTTCACCACATCTCTACTGATGAAGTGTATGGTGATCTTCCGCATCCAGATGAAGTTCCAGAAGGCACAGCGCTGCCAATGTTTTTAGAAACAACCTCGTATGAGCCATCGAGCCCATACTCGGCGTCAAAAGCATCGAGCGATCACCTTGTGCGTGCATGGTTACGTACTTACGGCCTTCCAACCATAGTAACCAACTGCTCAAATAACTACGGCCCTTATCACTTCCCTGAAAAGCTGATCCCACTGGTTATCCTCAACGCGCTTGAAGGCAAAGAGTTACCTATTTACGGTAAAGGTGACCAAATCCGTGATTGGCTATTTGTCGAAGATCATGCTCGCGCACTCTACAAAGTAGTGACCGAAGGTAAAGTCGGCGAGACTTACAACATTGGTGGCCACAACGAGAAGAAAAACCTCGAGGTCGTGAACACTATTTGTGAAATCCTAGATACGTTAGTACCGAAAGAGTCTGCGTATGCAGAGCAAATTACGTATGTGCAAGACCGCCCAGGTCATGACAGACGCTACGCCATTGACTCATCTAAAATGCAGCGAGAGCTAAATTGGACGCCAGAAGAGACGTTTGAAACGGGTCTTCGTAAAACAGTGCAATGGTACCTAGACAACTCAATATGGTGTCAAAACGTTCAAGATGGCAGCTATCAACGTGAGCGTTTAGGTGTAGAAACAACGGAAACTAAGGAAAGTAAATAA